Proteins co-encoded in one Paracrocinitomix mangrovi genomic window:
- a CDS encoding NAD-dependent epimerase/dehydratase family protein, translated as MLTAEVKKYIEGKICVVTGGAGFIGSNLVETLLQLNAKKVIVLDDISTGSLDNIEEFNDLPNFQFVAGSITELDTCVNVFNGADIVFQLAALGSVPRSIDNPLKTNEVNVTGFLNVLEAAKKCHVKKVIYSSSSSIYGDDEHLPKQEELTGNPLSPYAVSKRTNELYARVFSDLYDMDIIGLRYFNVYGPKQNINGPYAAVIPIFITNLLNGSPCFINGDGKISRDFTYVQNVVEANICAAANSDNAKDVIFNIAMGNQLSLNELYENIEAHIQSGLDPIHRDKRVGDISSSLADIKKAIEQISYKPKYEFSEGIKKTIDWYKNQK; from the coding sequence ATGTTAACAGCTGAAGTAAAGAAATATATTGAAGGTAAAATATGTGTTGTAACTGGAGGAGCCGGCTTTATTGGTTCTAATCTGGTAGAAACATTGCTACAGCTGAATGCTAAAAAGGTAATTGTGTTGGATGATATTTCAACGGGTTCATTAGATAATATTGAGGAATTCAATGATCTTCCCAATTTTCAATTTGTAGCAGGTAGTATCACAGAATTAGATACTTGTGTTAATGTATTTAATGGAGCAGATATTGTTTTTCAATTGGCAGCCTTAGGAAGCGTTCCGCGTAGTATTGACAATCCACTTAAAACAAATGAAGTGAATGTGACAGGCTTTTTAAATGTGTTAGAAGCAGCAAAAAAGTGTCATGTTAAAAAGGTGATTTATTCATCTTCTTCATCAATTTATGGGGATGATGAACATTTACCAAAGCAAGAAGAGTTAACGGGTAATCCATTATCTCCTTATGCAGTTTCAAAACGCACTAATGAACTTTATGCCAGAGTATTTTCAGATCTGTATGACATGGATATTATTGGCTTAAGGTATTTTAATGTTTATGGTCCAAAGCAAAACATTAATGGGCCTTATGCTGCTGTAATTCCTATTTTCATCACTAATCTTTTAAATGGTTCGCCTTGTTTTATAAATGGTGACGGAAAGATTTCTAGAGATTTTACTTACGTTCAAAATGTAGTGGAGGCGAATATTTGTGCCGCGGCTAACTCAGATAATGCAAAAGATGTCATCTTCAATATTGCTATGGGTAACCAGCTTTCGTTGAATGAACTTTACGAAAATATTGAGGCTCATATTCAAAGTGGTTTAGATCCAATCCATAGAGATAAAAGGGTAGGGGACATCTCTAGTAGTTTGGCAGATATTAAAAAAGCCATAGAGCAAATATCTTATAAGCCTAAATACGAATTCTCAGAAGGAATCAAAAAGACAATTGATTGGTACAAAAATCAAAAGTAG
- a CDS encoding toxin-antitoxin system YwqK family antitoxin — MRHITAIVTILLMSNLSFGQDGFKTIDQSAQKKENEPPKCRDLRFRIVPNCVETVYPDEDQGGAMMHKKSGKPFTGSCIMCHYNGNLEMFLTFQGGFAVGVDTVWYENGNLQLIRSHDVNGTGKENGTWKLYRANGSLKWEKTYVMGAENGESRYYYPDSSLQKIETWNMGELDGRKQEFYPNGTLKKEIMYGNGDWNGKYITYFDNGLVESEQQFEKGKKTGLSKYYYDNGELLYEENHENGCLEGESRRFYPKDKRIWTVENYSKGIRDGVFEEYYNSEKNTIKFKGVYKKGSLVEEHYFDEFGEETEKPESAKNPFLTKQEQDDVKNWPEYPTDDFLKEKGVDRKTYDKARKNYMKKKSKQKENPANLTGC; from the coding sequence ATGCGTCACATTACAGCTATCGTAACCATCTTATTAATGTCTAACTTATCATTTGGTCAGGATGGATTTAAAACAATCGATCAATCTGCACAAAAAAAAGAAAACGAACCACCTAAGTGTCGTGATCTTAGATTTAGGATTGTTCCTAATTGTGTGGAGACTGTTTATCCGGACGAAGATCAAGGAGGAGCTATGATGCATAAAAAATCCGGTAAACCTTTTACAGGTTCTTGTATTATGTGTCATTATAACGGAAACCTGGAGATGTTTTTAACTTTTCAGGGAGGGTTTGCTGTAGGCGTGGATACTGTATGGTATGAAAACGGGAATCTTCAATTAATAAGATCACATGACGTAAACGGAACAGGTAAAGAAAACGGAACCTGGAAATTGTATCGTGCCAATGGAAGTTTGAAATGGGAAAAGACCTACGTAATGGGAGCAGAAAATGGAGAGTCTCGTTATTATTATCCTGATTCAAGTTTGCAAAAAATTGAAACTTGGAACATGGGAGAATTAGACGGTAGAAAACAAGAGTTTTATCCCAATGGGACGTTGAAGAAAGAAATCATGTACGGTAATGGAGATTGGAATGGAAAATACATTACTTACTTCGATAACGGATTGGTTGAATCAGAGCAGCAATTTGAAAAAGGTAAAAAAACAGGCTTGAGTAAATACTATTATGACAATGGTGAATTGTTGTATGAAGAAAATCACGAAAATGGTTGTCTTGAAGGAGAATCAAGAAGATTTTATCCAAAAGACAAACGAATTTGGACCGTAGAAAACTATTCAAAAGGAATCAGAGATGGGGTTTTTGAAGAGTATTATAATTCTGAGAAAAACACTATAAAATTCAAAGGAGTTTACAAGAAAGGTTCTTTGGTTGAAGAGCATTATTTTGACGAGTTTGGAGAAGAAACTGAAAAGCCTGAATCGGCAAAAAATCCTTTCTTGACTAAACAAGAGCAAGATGACGTTAAAAACTGGCCTGAATATCCTACTGATGACTTTTTAAAAGAAAAAGGAGTGGACAGAAAAACTTATGATAAGGCTCGTAAAAATTACATGAAGAAAAAGAGTAAGCAAAAAGAAAATCCAGCGAACTTAACAGGTTGCTAA
- a CDS encoding acyl-CoA thioesterase, with amino-acid sequence MIKVPIQVRFADCDIAGHIHNAVYLHYFESARMHFFVSQLGMEWDWRKNGIILKKNEVIYHSPGQLQDQLIAEVGCSHLGNSSFTLYYKIINQDGILRAEGSSVIVCMDYINGTTQAIPTEMLTALKAHPTG; translated from the coding sequence ATGATCAAAGTTCCAATACAAGTAAGGTTTGCTGATTGCGACATTGCAGGCCATATTCACAACGCCGTTTATTTACATTACTTTGAATCTGCTCGCATGCACTTTTTTGTATCGCAGTTAGGAATGGAATGGGATTGGAGAAAAAACGGAATTATTTTAAAGAAAAATGAAGTGATTTACCACTCTCCGGGTCAATTGCAAGATCAATTAATTGCAGAGGTAGGATGTTCCCATTTAGGTAACTCAAGCTTTACTTTGTATTATAAGATTATCAACCAGGATGGAATTTTAAGAGCAGAAGGCAGTTCAGTGATAGTATGTATGGATTACATCAATGGAACTACACAAGCTATTCCTACAGAAATGCTTACGGCATTGAAAGCACATCCTACAGGATAA